A region of Campylobacter armoricus DNA encodes the following proteins:
- a CDS encoding HsdM family class I SAM-dependent methyltransferase — protein sequence MQNKIDKITDILRRDDGISGAMHYSEQISWILFLKFLDDYETNLKDLAFLDGKDYKSILEEKFSWSVWAAPKKDGKLDVKNALSGKDLLDFVNNELFVYLKNFKSNDDFKSIEYKIGGIFEFIDNRIANGHTLREVINIVDEMSFNKEDDVFALGEVYEKLLKDMGSDGGNSGEFYTPRPLIKAMVEVINPKAKERIYDPSCGSCGFLVESFLHILYEDRAKGKKANLSVEELEFLKNDALFGQEKTPLSYAMGVMNMILHEISSPNIIKTNTLSKKITDITESQRYEVILANPPFGGKEKEQIQENFPIKSNATELLFLQHILKSLKNNGRCAIVVPEGVLFQNSNAFVSVKKDLLDDFNLECVLSLPSGVFLPYSAVKTNVLFFSKGKKCICEGDGVYYYELIPPFKLTKNKPLEYAHFKEFLKCYKERKITPNSYIVSLEELKNRNYDLSAKNPNAKEEKALREVEEILDDLKQNQEKAKELLEKIQKTLV from the coding sequence CACAGATATTTTAAGAAGAGATGATGGTATAAGCGGTGCTATGCATTATAGTGAGCAAATTAGCTGGATATTGTTTTTGAAATTTTTAGATGATTATGAGACAAATTTAAAAGATTTAGCCTTTTTAGATGGTAAAGATTATAAAAGCATTTTAGAAGAAAAATTTAGCTGGAGTGTTTGGGCAGCACCAAAAAAAGATGGCAAACTCGATGTAAAAAATGCTTTAAGTGGTAAGGATTTGCTTGATTTTGTAAATAATGAATTGTTTGTTTATCTTAAAAATTTTAAAAGCAATGATGATTTTAAAAGTATAGAATACAAAATAGGCGGAATTTTTGAATTTATAGACAATCGCATCGCAAACGGCCATACCTTAAGAGAAGTGATAAATATAGTCGATGAGATGAGTTTTAACAAAGAAGATGATGTTTTTGCCTTGGGTGAAGTTTATGAAAAGCTTTTAAAAGATATGGGGAGTGATGGTGGAAATAGTGGAGAATTTTATACTCCGCGTCCTTTGATAAAAGCTATGGTAGAGGTTATAAACCCTAAAGCAAAAGAAAGAATTTATGATCCTTCTTGTGGGAGTTGTGGCTTTTTAGTGGAGAGTTTTTTGCATATTTTATATGAAGATAGAGCTAAAGGAAAAAAGGCAAATTTGAGTGTAGAAGAGCTTGAATTTTTAAAAAATGATGCGCTTTTTGGACAAGAAAAAACCCCGCTTAGCTATGCAATGGGCGTTATGAATATGATACTTCATGAAATTTCAAGCCCAAATATCATAAAAACAAATACTTTAAGTAAAAAAATCACAGATATAACAGAAAGCCAAAGATACGAAGTAATACTTGCAAATCCACCTTTTGGTGGCAAAGAAAAAGAGCAAATTCAAGAGAATTTTCCTATAAAGTCAAATGCTACTGAACTTTTATTTTTACAGCATATTTTAAAATCTTTAAAAAACAACGGAAGATGTGCTATAGTAGTGCCTGAAGGTGTGCTTTTTCAAAATTCAAATGCCTTTGTGAGTGTAAAAAAAGATTTATTAGATGATTTTAATTTAGAGTGCGTTTTGAGCTTGCCAAGCGGGGTATTTTTGCCTTATAGTGCGGTTAAGACTAATGTGCTTTTTTTCTCTAAAGGTAAAAAGTGCATTTGTGAAGGCGATGGGGTGTATTATTATGAACTTATACCACCTTTTAAACTTACTAAAAATAAGCCTTTAGAATATGCACATTTTAAAGAATTTCTAAAATGCTATAAAGAAAGAAAAATTACGCCAAATTCTTATATAGTAAGCTTAGAAGAATTAAAAAATAGAAACTATGATTTAAGCGCTAAAAATCCAAATGCAAAAGAAGAAAAGGCTTTGCGTGAAGTGGAAGAAATTTTAGATGATTTAAAACAAAATCAAGAAAAAGCCAAAGAGCTTTTAGAAAAAATTCAAAAAACTCTTGTTTAA